In a genomic window of Candidatus Obscuribacterales bacterium:
- a CDS encoding DUF2283 domain-containing protein, whose translation KYDPDVDVIRITLKDVEIEESDEETPGIILDFDASRNVVGIEIIQASKRIDNPQAIEYMITQSASAS comes from the coding sequence TCAAATATGACCCTGACGTAGATGTGATTCGGATTACCCTCAAAGATGTAGAGATTGAAGAAAGCGATGAAGAAACCCCTGGCATTATCCTAGACTTTGACGCTAGCAGAAATGTCGTTGGCATTGAAATTATTCAGGCTTCCAAGCGGATTGATAACCCACAAGCTATTGAGTATATGATTACTCAGAGCGCAAGCGCTTCTTAG